A window of the Tripterygium wilfordii isolate XIE 37 chromosome 12, ASM1340144v1, whole genome shotgun sequence genome harbors these coding sequences:
- the LOC120010235 gene encoding rRNA-processing protein FYV7 translates to MSTQRKEDEENSKRTNRYKKNEKRLGGRGLSLQAFANAKSRVDGYNPALMKRRREFYKNAKHVSKFKKLVKQQQHQQNASSSTLKALQPSQDENEARDGNEIIKENQKRKRTSSFGLEDVYKKKCEEEEKARMEREAIVQAKKEEREKAEVRRKVMKEKMFKKTRHGQPVMKYRIENLLQTIQSSTRSSIG, encoded by the exons ATG AGTACACAACGGAAGGAAGATGAAGAGAATAGCAAGAGAACCAACCGTTACAAGAAGAACGAGAAGAGATTGGGAGGGCGTGGTCTTTCGTTACAAGCATTCGCTAATGCTAAATCAAGAGTGGACGGCTATAACCCTGCCTTAATGA AGAGACGAAGAGAGTTCTATAAGAATGCAAAGCATGTCAGCAAGTTTAAGAAGCTGGTCAAGCAACAGCAGCATCAGCAGAATGCTTCCTCCTCAACTCTAAAGGCACTGCAG CCATCGCAGGATGAAAATGAAGCTAGAGATGGCAATGAGATAATCAAAGAGaaccagaagagaaaaaggacTAGTTCATTCGGTTTGGAAGATGTGTATAAGAAAAAGTGTGAGGAGGAAGAGAAAGCAAGGATGGAGAGGGAGGCAATTGTTCAAgcaaagaaagaggaaagagaaaAGGCTGAAGTGCGGAGAAAGGTTATGAAGGAAAAGATGTTTAAAAAGACGCGGCATGGGCAGCCAGTTATGAAATACAGAATTGAGAATCTCTTGCAGACCATTCAAAGTTCAACCAGAAGCTCCATTGGCTGA
- the LOC120011478 gene encoding chloride channel protein CLC-b-like, which translates to MEEGSRQLSETTTSNYLERQADEGERDPESNTLQQPLLKRNRTLSSNPLALVGAKVSHIESLDYEINENDLFKHDWRTRSKVQVLQYIFSKWSLAFLVGLLTGLIATIINLAVENIAGYKLLAVISQIEKKRYLTGLLYFTAVNFFLTLFASLLCVCFAPTAAGPGIPEIKAYLNGVDTPNMFGATTLIVKIFGSIGAVSAGLDLGKEGPLVHIGSCIASLLGQGGPDNYRLKWRWLRYFNNDRDRRDLITCGSSAGVCAAFRSPVGGVLFALEEVATWWRSALLWRTFCSTAVVVVVLRAFIEICNSGKCGLFGRGGLIMFDVSNVTVRYHVMDIIPVTLIGIIGGVLGSLYNHLLHKVLRLYNIINEKGRIHKLLLSLSVSLFTSVCLYCLPFLAKCTQCDQSFPEKCPTNGRSGNFKQFNCPDGYYNDLATLLLTTSDDAVRNIFSSNTSNEFHPTSLLIFFALYCVLGLITFGIAVPSGLFLPIILMGSAYGRLLGLAMGTSTTIDQGLFAVLGAASLMAGSMRMTVSLCVIFLELTNNLLLLPITMIVLLIAKTVGDSFNPSIYEIILHLKGLPFLDANPEPWMRNITVGELADAKPPVVTLRGVEKVARIVDVLKNTTHNAFPVIDNDVVPPTGSAIGATELHGLILRAHLLKVLKKKWFLQEKRRTEEWEVREKFTWVDLAEREGKIEEVPVTREEMEMYVDLHPLTNTTPYTVVESMSVAKAMVLFRQVGLRHLLIVPKYQAAGIPPVIGILTRQDLRAHNILSAFPHLANSKSREKQG; encoded by the exons ATGGAGGAAGGATCAAGGCAATTGTCAGAAACAACAACATCCAATTACCTGGAACGCCAAGCTGATGAAGGAGAAAGGGACCCGGAGAGCAACACACTGCAACAACCGCTCCTCAAGAGGAACAGAACACTCTCCTCCAATCCACTTGCCTTGGTTGGAGCCAAAGTCTCACATATTGAGAGCTTAGACTATGA GATCAATGAGAATGATCTCTTTAAGCATGATTGGAGAACCAGATCCAAAGTTCAGGTGCTGCAATACATATTCTCCAAATGGTCATTGGCCTTCCTTGTTGGACTCTTGACTGGCTTAATTGCCACCATTATCAATCTTGCTGTGGAAAACATTGCTGGCTACAAACTTCTTGCTGTTATcagtcaaatagagaagaaaag GTACCTTACTGGGTTGCTCTATTTCACAGCAGTCAATTTTTTCCTGACCTTGTTTGCCTCTCTTCTCTGCGTGTGCTTCGCACCCACTGCGGCTGGTCCTGGGATACCTGAAATCAAAGCTTACCTTAATGGAGTTGATACCCCCAACATGTTTGGTGCTACAACATTGATTGTAAAG ATATTTGGAAGCATCGGAGCCGTCTCTGCTGGCCTGGATCTGGGGAAAGAAGGACCTTTGGTGCACATTGGTAGCTGCATTGCTTCCTTGCTAGGACAAGGAGGGCCTGATAATTACCGTCTTAAATGGCGCTGGCTTCGTTACTTTAACAATGACAGAGACCGCCGAGATCTTATTACTTGTGGTTCATCCGCGGGGGTTTGTGCAGCTTTCCGCTCTCCAGTGGGCGGTGTCTTGTTTGCTCTCGAGGAGGTTGCGACATGGTGGAGAAGTGCACTCCTCTGGAGAACGTTTTGCAGCACAGCAGTTGTGGTGGTGGTTCTCAGGGCTTTTATTGAAATCTGCAACTCTGGAAAATGTGGACTTTTCGGGAGAGGAGGGCTCATCATGTTTGATGTGAGCAATGTTACAGTACGATACCATGTGATGGATATAATCCCTGTAACTCTCATTGGAATCATAGGAGGAGTTCTGGGAAGCCTTTACAATCACCTTCTACACAAGGTCCTCAGACTTTACAACATCATTAATGA GAAGGGAAGAATTCATAAGCTGCTTCTCAGTCTGAGTGTCTCACTCTTCACCTCAGTGTGCCTATATTGCCTCCCTTTTCTCGCCAAATGCACACAATGTGATCAATCCTTCCCAGAGAAATGTCCCACCAATGGACGATCGGGCAACTTCAAGCAGTTCAACTGCCCAGATGGGTACTACAATGACCTAGCCACTCTCCTCCTTACCACCAGTGATGATGCTGTCCGGAATATCTTTTCCTCCAACACTTCGAATGAATTCCATCCTACATCCCTCCTAATATTCTTTGCACTGTATTGTGTCTTGGGATTAATTACATTCGGAATTGCAGTGCCTTCCGGACTCTTCCTTCCTATTATTCTCATGGGTTCAGCATACGGCCGCCTGCTTGGTCTTGCCATGGGAACTTCTACCACCATTGATCAGGGGCTTTTCGCTGTTCTTGGTGCAGCCTCCCTTATGGCAGGCTCAATGAGGATGACTGTCTCACTTTGTGTAATATTTCTTGAGCTAACCAATAACCTCTTGCTACTTCCAATAACCATGATAGTCCTTCTCATTGCCAAAACTGTCGGAGATAGCTTCAATCCAAGCATCTATGAGATTATTCTGCATCTCAAAGGTCTTCCTTTCTTGGATGCAAATCCTGAACCATGGATGAGAAATATCACTGTCGGTGAGCTTGCTGATGCCAAACCACCAGTAGTTACTCTCCGTGGAGTGGAAAAGGTCGCTCGTATTGTGGATGTCCTCAAAAATACTACACACAATGCCTTCCCTGTCATAGATAATGACGTGGTACCACCGACAGGATCGGCAATTGGCGCAACAGAACTACATGGGCTGATCCTACGAGCTCACCTTCTGAAAGTGCTTAAGAAAAAGTGGTTCCTGcaagaaaaaaggagaacaGAAGAATGGGAAGTGAGAGAAAAATTTACCTGGGTTGACCTGGCCGAGCGGGAAGGAAAGATTGAGGAGGTTCCTGTGACGAGAGAAGAAATGGAGATGTATGTTGATTTACATCCTCTCACCAACACAACTCCATACACAGTGGTGGAGAGTATGTCAGTGGCAAAAGCTATGGTGCTCTTTAGACAAGTGGGTCTACGCCATTTGCTTATCGTGCCCAAGTATCAAGCAGCTGGG ATCCCTCCAGTCATTGGTATCTTGACCAGACAGGATTTGAGGGCCCACAACATTTTGTCCGCCTTCCCTCATCTTGCAAACTCCAAGAGCAGGGAGAAGCAGGGCTAA